The nucleotide window TTTAAAAGTACAGCTACTGTAAATGCAGCTTAATCCTAAAATGCAGCATAGTATCACAGTTCGGCCGCCTGCGCCTGATCAGATCTCACGCAGGTTAGGCTCATGAGAAACGTAGTATGTGTCCCTGGCGGCGTtccaagttaaaataaaaacaggttctgAAGTCACAGCTGCGGCTCAGAGGAACCGGCGGGATTCATGTTGAGTTTCTGACTAACGGCTGAAGCATGCCATCGGCCTGCAGAGATCACGGCGAGGATGCGGCTCCGCGGAGCGTAGTGTGATTACGAAGGGCGTAGCATCGGCTGAGTGACAGGCGAACGACAGAGGAAGGGCGGTGCAGCAGAAACCTGCTGGGACTGAAAAGAGAAAGTGGAAAGGCgagaaaagaacagaagagAGCTGTAGTTAACATCAGAGTCAAAGCTAATCCCATGCTTCAGATTCTTGCACTTCGTCGAGCTCTGTCAAACTGCTCAGCGCCGAGCTAAATctcgatgtggtagtagctgagagttatttacaGCACGTGCTCTGAGCGCGACATCCGGCCATGTCAGAAGAGATTGTGCAGAACGTTATTTTCAGCGTTTGACCAAAACGGGTAACGCTCAGATGAGCTGAGGCTAAAGCTCTGGGCTGAAAGGCAgaggatgatatgcattccttcaagtaaagTTGGATTTAGAGATCCCTAACATTGTTATCCAAAAGCCTTAAAGTCTCTCCGGGCAGCAAAAAAGTCCACAGTAACAGTTCATCACATGGGAAACCAGGACAAATAAAGAGGAATCGGTGCAGCGTGCAAATCTGTGAGAAGAACACCGAGAAACTCCCAGAGCCTCATTTATAGGCAGCAGAAAATCCTGTCAGAACGGGGTGTGGTGGACAAGACAGAACCGGCCTCCCTCCTCTGGTTGCGGTGCGACGCCTCTGGCTGTTACTCTCTTTTAATCACTTGATATTCATAAGTTTACACGAACAGTTTGGACATCTGACAGAAAAGCTCCTGTGGCGTCTCTGGAGGACTCAGAACAGGTTTGTATTGACACACATGCAAATTCTTGCTTATTCATCGAGGAGAGAACAAAAGTGGAGTGATGTAATCTGAgctatttgttaaaaaagaatttaCCCAATCTGAGTCCTAAAAGAAGTGGCTGAACTTTGTAgtgtgtccaaaaaaaaaaaaaaatgaacttatCGCCctgatctcatgaaccagcggacgacattttaaagaaacctgcagaaagtccgattcacacagaaaactcaaatcagtttcacagatgttgAGGTCAAATTTgttgcggtagtagctgagagtcatccccacaTCGTATTCTGAGATCACCTTGAACTGTCAGCAACAAATCCCATGAACCGCTCCACAGGTTTTTATGAAACTTACgactataactgattaacttttggcatcaacacaattcaagatggccgccacagccaactgatcttagaaaacacaaaaacgggcCACAGcgcagtcaattttacaactGTTTAGGTCAAATAcagtgtggtagtagttcaGATTAGTTTGCGGAACACATTTCAAGCATTTCACACTGCATGACGTCTTTCTCTAAAAGACTTACAGTAAtcgtttgtctgtttgcaaaaatgaGTCATGAACTACTGCACTGCTTTCATTAAAACTACCAggaagtagtcattggatgtacaaatacaactgctttgttttggagttaacccagttTGAGCTAGttgacctcagccaacacagaaatggttatacctcagtcaggtttacagagaattcaattcaattcaaaaatactttattaatcccaaagggaaatcaaatgttgttgtagctcattgtCCTGGTTTTGTTAGAGTTGTCATAGATGCTGATGGCAGGAAGGACCTCTTGTAGccgtctgtcccgatgtgtcctcaaagagccccaccaggtgagcctcgctggcctcctgcggcgccatgatggccgagctctggaagtgCAGGtcagtcttgaagtcctgggcgatctcctggacAAGGTGCTGGGAGGGCAGCTTCCGGATGAGCAGCTCTGTGGATTTCTGGTAgcggtggatctccctgagagccacggtaccggctcgctttggtggcgagctgcttcctgagaGCTTTACCTCGGGTTCCTCACGtataacacttgttgtcatggttactcatcataacaaaatgtctaaaagtaaaaaggtttcagtagaaaatccttccagctgcacagcatctgataccagagaaaataatcatccaaaaaagtgattaacATCAAGACAAAACGAGGAATTAAGTTTTCAAAAACAGTAATAGAGCTACTCCAGCATGCAGCCACCTcgagcggcgcaattctagaatgAGCTCAAGTTTGACggggtggtagctgagagtcatcctcaactcatactctgagcccCAAACAGATATAGCATGAGATCAcgcataacgtcatttacaaggtttgaccaaagcagctccTTATCTCGAGATGATCTCGGGTCTGAAACTTTGTCACAAACGGCAGTGAGAGATACGCATTCCTCCGAGCCCTGCGAGGCGCTTAATGTTGCTTTTGGAGAGGTTTGAACGCTCAGGCCTCAGCGTTTCCAGCTCAGCGTGGCACATTTACATCGGGCGGATTAAAACACAATGTTTCATCAGATCGCAGCGCGGCGCAGGGGGAAAACCAGCTCCTCAGGGCGGGGCCCGGCAGTGCATGGAGCAATAATTACAGTGAAGTTTGGAGATTCCTCTCAGGTCCTCGTGTGACCTTAATGTCACCAACAGTCTCGCTGTATGAGCACGTTAATGCTGCCTAAAGATACGTACTGATGAAGGGTTGTGTGAAAGAATCTGTTCTCAAACCAAAAAGATAAAGATATTCACCTCAAAAAGGGTGAATATCTCCACTAATCTCCGTTTAGGGGCGATCATAAGCCTCCATCTCCGACCCTCTGAGTatcctccttcactacatccatGGACCTTCTCTGTGGCTACAAACTAAACACATTATTAGCTAATGTAAAGTTCTTGTTCACCCGTGTGACATTTCTGAGAaggagttgttttataaaccagaaaatatatattttttaaatgaatgctagtttggctagctattagcctagcctggaggaagacttctgcccttttctctgtACTccatgctctgtgactgataaGGTAATAACTTttataactattagacagaacatcacttcagaattttatttatttaaccttcaTTTAGTCATGTTGGGCGGGTGGAACAGTGGTTGATCAGCAGACTCAGTGGCTTCCTTTAAAGGTCAACtgaaaacttgtctttttaaatttgctttgtgcacttgttattttgtttgttgaggCACTAAGTGATTTTTATCTTGAgaggtgctttataaataaagttttactgaCTTACTTACttgagctgtcacctcccagtaagaaggtcgcaggttcgcttcccgacccggggcctttctgggtggagtttgcatgttctccctgagcacacatgggtttactcctgtttcctctcacagaccaaaaacatgcaggttaggtgaactggtaactctaaaactgagtgagagggtgaatggttgcctcgtttgtctccatgtgtccctgtgatggacttgcggcctgtccagggtgtcccccgcctctcagacagtgacggctggagatggacaccagcttcCTGGAACCCGACAAGGAGcagcgggtaaagaaaacagatggacgAATGTGTAGGTAGGTTGGTCGATTGAGAACTTGTCATTTATGATGACGACCTGGCCAAGAGGCAACGGactcaataaaacaacaatcacaacacaataaacacacatttataacaataaaagcataaaaacatggAGTCTGCCTTCAACACCGGTCTCTCTCTCATCCCCACACATGGATTCTGCCGCGCTCCAACCTTCATTTCTCTCCTCTCCagactctcttccacctgccGCCTACAGATCCCGGATGTCGTCTGCAGACAAGAAGTGACTCAGAGCTCACCCCTGGTGTGATCCCACCCCCACCTTCCTACTGCACAGCTCACCTCCGTCTCCATCAGCCTGAGATGTTCTCATTTAATCAGTAATGTTTTGGCTCGtgtgcatctgtctgttagcaaaatatctcgtgaacaactgaatggatttgaatgaaactttcagaaagtaattattgaatgtaccTCTGCAATGAGCCgacccagttcaaaatggccgccacaccaacacacacacactgagcgtGAGATGGCacagaatgttattttcaaattgactaaaatggctacagggctgtcatttctcaacaaaaaaatgatcttaatctaaaactgcagcataaaaagtgactttaatttatattgtttgggtttatttttgatGAAACAATCAAAATTACTCGAACACGGCATGCGACTCCTGGTATTACCTGGATTTGAACACGTTACAGCAGTGTGTGGGTGTTGACAAGAGCTCTTCAAAGGAGCACAAAGTTAGTTTGAGACTAATTATGTGTTATTAAGGTTACGGGTTGGTTATCAGACAAACAGCAGTCTGAATGAAACTCTCTCATCCTTTGGGTTCTCAAACAAACACGTCTGAGGTGTTGtcattgttttcttatttagcCGTCACACACCCTCAGACCACATAATCTCCGCGCACACACACCAAATCCCGTGCATTGGCAGTCACAGTCTCCTGTAGGtaacccccccaccctcccaccCCTCTGTGGCCCCACACTGTAAACAGGCTGAAATGTTGTCCGGTGGCAGCAGCTTTTTCTTTGTGGCCGATGACTCTGGTGAAACGTAAAGCTCTCTGGCATTGTCCAGCACACGGGTGCTCTTTAGCGGTGCAATCACCAGTGAAATGGCAGCGGGCCAGCGGGCTGAAAACAAGGATCAGCAGCTGGTCAGCAAATCACAGCTGAAAGCCGCTAAACGGCGGATTTGCCGTGTAAGCAAGAGGAGCTGGTGGGGCCCTTTGTCCACGCAGAGCTGAAAGGACATTTCTTTTAATGGACACAACTTGTCCTTCTGGGACATTTTATCACGTCGACCAatctgaaataactttttgcatcataaaatattta belongs to Kryptolebias marmoratus isolate JLee-2015 linkage group LG13, ASM164957v2, whole genome shotgun sequence and includes:
- the LOC119617604 gene encoding histone H3-like, with product MTTSVIREEPEVKLSGSSSPPKRAGTVALREIHRYQKSTELLIRKLPSQHLVQEIAQDFKTDLHFQSSAIMAPQEASEAHLVGLFEDTSGQTATRGPSCHQHL